One window from the genome of Nitrosospira multiformis encodes:
- the flgK gene encoding flagellar hook-associated protein FlgK, which produces MSNGIFGIGLSALNAAQRGLLVTGHNVSNAATPGYTRQQIVQSTNPAQGTGTGFIGQGAKVDTVSRSYNQFLTQQVTQAKTESAQLDTYFAQMQQIDKLLADPGGNLGLAPALQNFFGGVQDVTTNPSDMPSRQSMLSSAEVLVRRFQSLDSRLNEIQDGVNTQIKDSVSLINTLAAQIGKLNATISQAEGSARGQPANDLRDQRDELVGQLNQEIRTNVVQQGDGSYSILIGNGQPLLVGTQVFQLATATSPTDARRIDVTYVADGSSTPIRESTLDGGKLGGLLQFRSESLDAARNGLGRVAISLAGTFNEQHRLGQDLHGNLGGDFFTVPSPSVAASTNNSGSAVIAAEITSYSALTTSDYRLRYDGANYTVTRLSNGVAQGAAQTFTTFPQTVDGVRLDIASGTIAAGDEFLIRPTVNGAGQIGVAIQDTSLIAAAAPIRTDTPLVNTGTGRISAGTVNAPPPADPNLQQPVTLTFTSATTFDVSGTGTGNPSGIAFTPGGTISYNGWTVQITGSPQPGDTFSIGPNINGVGDNRNALLLGALQGSNTMAGGTINYQTAYGQMVSQMGNKTRELEVTSAAQANLVSQTQVLQQSESGVNLDEEAANLLRYQQAYQAAGKIIQTASLMFDTLLEMSR; this is translated from the coding sequence ATGAGTAACGGAATTTTCGGCATCGGACTGAGCGCGCTCAATGCCGCGCAGAGGGGATTGCTTGTTACCGGCCATAATGTCAGTAACGCAGCCACCCCCGGCTATACTCGCCAGCAGATCGTGCAGTCGACCAACCCGGCCCAAGGCACCGGCACCGGATTTATTGGCCAGGGAGCGAAGGTCGATACGGTGAGCCGTTCATATAATCAGTTTCTGACCCAGCAGGTTACTCAGGCAAAAACGGAATCCGCCCAGCTCGATACGTATTTTGCCCAGATGCAGCAGATCGATAAGTTGCTGGCCGATCCGGGCGGAAACCTCGGCCTCGCACCGGCACTTCAGAATTTTTTCGGAGGCGTGCAAGACGTCACCACCAATCCGTCCGACATGCCTTCCCGGCAGTCGATGCTATCCAGCGCGGAGGTGCTGGTACGGCGATTCCAGTCACTGGATAGCCGCCTTAACGAAATACAGGACGGGGTAAACACGCAAATAAAGGATAGCGTGTCGCTGATCAATACACTCGCGGCGCAGATCGGTAAGCTGAATGCGACCATCAGCCAGGCTGAAGGCTCCGCCCGAGGCCAGCCAGCAAATGATCTGCGGGATCAGCGCGATGAGCTGGTGGGACAGCTCAATCAGGAGATTCGTACCAATGTCGTGCAGCAGGGTGACGGTTCGTACAGCATCCTGATCGGTAACGGTCAGCCGTTATTGGTCGGCACCCAGGTTTTTCAGCTCGCGACAGCGACTTCTCCGACCGACGCGCGCCGTATCGACGTGACTTACGTTGCTGACGGCAGCAGCACGCCGATCCGAGAATCGACTCTGGATGGCGGCAAGCTCGGCGGGTTGCTGCAATTTCGCAGTGAATCGCTTGATGCTGCCCGCAATGGTCTGGGGCGTGTCGCCATCAGCCTAGCGGGGACCTTCAATGAGCAGCACCGCCTAGGGCAGGATTTACACGGTAATCTGGGTGGCGATTTCTTTACCGTGCCGAGTCCTTCGGTGGCGGCCTCCACCAATAATAGCGGCAGCGCGGTTATCGCCGCGGAAATCACCAGTTACAGCGCGCTCACTACCAGCGACTACCGTCTCCGCTATGATGGCGCCAATTATACTGTTACGCGCCTGAGCAACGGTGTCGCGCAAGGAGCCGCGCAGACCTTTACCACATTTCCGCAGACGGTGGACGGCGTACGCCTGGATATTGCATCGGGCACCATTGCCGCGGGCGACGAATTTCTGATCCGGCCTACCGTAAACGGGGCCGGTCAGATTGGGGTCGCCATTCAGGACACCAGCCTGATCGCGGCCGCTGCGCCCATCCGCACCGATACGCCGCTTGTGAATACCGGCACCGGACGCATCAGTGCCGGGACGGTCAATGCGCCGCCGCCGGCCGATCCCAACCTGCAACAGCCCGTGACGCTTACCTTCACCAGTGCAACCACTTTCGACGTGAGCGGCACCGGCACCGGCAATCCCTCCGGTATTGCGTTCACGCCGGGCGGCACCATCAGCTACAACGGATGGACTGTTCAAATCACCGGTTCGCCCCAGCCGGGCGATACGTTCAGTATCGGCCCCAACATCAATGGTGTGGGCGACAATCGCAATGCCTTGCTATTAGGGGCGTTACAAGGCAGCAACACCATGGCGGGTGGCACGATAAATTACCAGACCGCCTATGGTCAAATGGTCAGCCAGATGGGCAACAAGACCCGCGAGCTGGAAGTCACCAGTGCCGCCCAGGCCAATCTGGTAAGCCAGACCCAGGTTTTGCAGCAATCAGAGTCGGGGGTCAACCTGGACGAGGAGGCGGCCAACTTGCTGCGCTATCAGCAGGCGTATCAAGCAGCCGGCAAGATAATACAGACCGCCAGCCTGATGTTTGACACACTGCTTGAGATGTCGAGATAG
- the flgL gene encoding flagellar hook-associated protein FlgL encodes MRISSNTSYELGIAALNRQQAAQVKTLEQINSGTRLLTPSESPAAYVRALGVSQADASNTQYAANRQSATSSLGMLEGTLKDVVNLVQNAQELAVYAGNGTLNDSGRTAIATELRGNLDELLSLSNRTDANGQYLFSGYQGSTKPFVDTGSGVQYMGDDGKRLVQASDSRQLAVNASGQEVFQRIPASGGGYQSLFKTLSDLIGVLEIPVVTAADKTALASGLNAAQSNLSSSLDNVLRVRSDVGTRMNEVDTLNNTGDALSIQYKQQLADLQDVDYAKAISDLTQQQAYLEATQKAFLKVQGLSLFDYIR; translated from the coding sequence ATGCGCATTAGCAGCAACACCAGTTATGAACTCGGCATCGCTGCCCTCAATCGCCAGCAAGCCGCGCAGGTCAAGACCCTGGAACAGATTAACAGTGGCACGCGTCTTCTTACGCCTTCGGAAAGCCCGGCAGCCTATGTTCGCGCGCTAGGGGTATCCCAGGCCGATGCAAGCAATACCCAGTATGCAGCTAACCGGCAGAGCGCCACGAGTAGCCTGGGGATGCTGGAAGGCACCCTGAAGGACGTAGTAAATCTGGTGCAGAATGCGCAGGAACTCGCCGTGTACGCGGGTAACGGTACGCTTAACGACAGCGGCCGTACTGCTATCGCCACCGAATTACGCGGCAATCTTGATGAATTGTTGAGTCTTTCCAATCGTACCGACGCCAACGGGCAATACCTGTTTTCCGGCTATCAGGGATCGACCAAACCTTTCGTGGATACAGGCAGCGGCGTGCAGTACATGGGCGACGATGGCAAGCGCCTGGTACAGGCCAGCGATTCGCGCCAGCTCGCCGTGAACGCATCGGGGCAGGAGGTATTCCAACGCATTCCGGCTTCCGGTGGCGGCTACCAGAGTCTGTTCAAGACACTCTCTGATCTGATCGGCGTGCTCGAAATCCCAGTCGTCACTGCTGCCGACAAAACTGCGCTCGCCAGCGGCCTGAACGCAGCCCAGAGCAATTTATCCAGCTCACTGGACAATGTGCTGCGCGTCCGCTCCGACGTGGGCACACGCATGAATGAAGTGGACACGCTCAACAACACAGGTGATGCGTTGAGCATTCAGTACAAGCAGCAGCTTGCTGACCTGCAGGATGTCGATTATGCCAAGGCCATTAGTGACCTGACCCAGCAGCAAGCATACCTGGAGGCGACGCAGAAGGCATTCCTGAAAGTGCAGGGGTTGTCGTTGTTTGATTATATTCGGTAG